A stretch of the Streptomyces sp. NBC_01428 genome encodes the following:
- a CDS encoding proline--tRNA ligase has translation MAQVQRMSRLMVKTLRDDPADAETLSHKLLVRAGYVRRNAAGIWTWLPLGKKVLDNISRVVREEMDAIGAQEVLLPALLPKEPYEASGRWDEYGDLLFRLKDRKGGEYLLGPTHEEIFTLLVKDQASSYKDLPVMLYQIQTKYRDEARPRSGVLRGREFHMKDSYSFDTTDEGLAESYRLHREAYQNIFARLGLDYRIVSAVSGAMGGSASEEFLAPAAAGEDTFADCPSCDYAANTEAVTFALTPVSEEHGPVEELDTPDTPTIESLAEHLGVPASATLKNLLVKVDGEIVAVGVPGNREVDLGKLGEHLAPAVVELVTAEDFEGRDDLVRGYVGPQGLEKVRYIADPRIAPGTAWITGANKADTHAKNVVAGRDFEVDDHLDVVVVEEGDPCPKCGTGLKLDRAIEIGHIFQLGRKYADTFQLDVLGQQGKPVRVTMGSYGIGVSRAVAALAEQSADEQGLCWPKEIAPADVHVVAAGKALQTELALDVSEKLGAAGVRVLVDDRAGVSPGVKFTDAELIGVPKILVAGRRSAEGVLELKDRRTGEREELTVDEAIARLTA, from the coding sequence ATGGCCCAGGTCCAGCGCATGTCCCGTTTGATGGTCAAGACATTGCGTGACGACCCGGCGGACGCCGAGACGCTCAGCCACAAGCTGCTCGTCCGCGCCGGCTACGTGCGACGCAACGCCGCGGGCATCTGGACGTGGCTGCCGCTCGGCAAGAAGGTGCTCGACAACATCTCCCGCGTGGTCCGCGAGGAGATGGACGCGATCGGCGCCCAGGAGGTCCTCCTGCCGGCCCTGCTGCCCAAGGAGCCCTACGAGGCCTCGGGCCGCTGGGACGAGTACGGCGACCTGCTCTTCCGTCTCAAGGACCGCAAGGGCGGCGAGTACCTGCTCGGCCCGACGCACGAGGAGATCTTCACTCTCCTGGTCAAGGACCAGGCGTCCTCGTACAAGGACCTGCCGGTCATGCTGTACCAGATCCAGACGAAGTACCGCGACGAGGCCCGTCCGCGCTCCGGAGTGCTGCGCGGGCGTGAGTTCCACATGAAGGACTCGTACTCCTTCGACACCACGGACGAGGGGCTCGCCGAGTCGTACCGGCTGCACCGCGAGGCCTACCAGAACATCTTCGCGCGCCTCGGTCTCGACTACCGCATCGTGTCCGCCGTCTCCGGCGCCATGGGCGGCTCGGCCTCCGAGGAGTTCCTCGCGCCCGCCGCCGCCGGTGAGGACACCTTCGCGGACTGCCCCTCCTGCGACTACGCCGCCAACACGGAGGCCGTGACGTTCGCGCTCACGCCGGTCTCCGAGGAGCACGGCCCGGTCGAGGAGCTGGACACCCCCGACACCCCCACCATCGAGTCGCTCGCCGAGCACCTCGGCGTGCCCGCCTCCGCGACGCTGAAGAACCTGCTGGTCAAGGTCGACGGCGAGATCGTGGCCGTGGGCGTCCCCGGCAACCGCGAGGTCGACCTGGGCAAGCTGGGCGAGCACCTCGCCCCGGCCGTCGTGGAACTCGTCACGGCCGAGGACTTCGAGGGCCGCGACGACCTCGTACGGGGTTACGTCGGCCCGCAGGGCCTGGAGAAGGTCCGCTACATCGCCGACCCGCGCATCGCGCCCGGCACCGCCTGGATCACCGGCGCCAACAAGGCGGACACGCACGCGAAGAACGTCGTCGCCGGCCGGGACTTCGAGGTCGACGACCACCTCGACGTCGTCGTCGTGGAAGAGGGCGACCCCTGCCCCAAGTGCGGCACCGGCCTCAAGCTGGACCGGGCGATCGAGATCGGCCACATCTTCCAGCTCGGCCGCAAGTACGCCGACACCTTCCAGCTCGACGTCCTCGGGCAGCAGGGCAAGCCGGTCCGCGTGACGATGGGCTCGTACGGCATCGGTGTCTCCCGTGCGGTCGCCGCCCTGGCCGAGCAGTCGGCGGACGAGCAGGGTCTGTGCTGGCCCAAGGAGATCGCGCCGGCCGACGTCCACGTGGTCGCCGCCGGCAAGGCGCTGCAGACCGAGCTGGCGCTCGACGTGTCGGAGAAGCTGGGTGCCGCGGGCGTCCGCGTCCTGGTCGACGACCGTGCCGGTGTCTCGCCGGGCGTGAAGTTCACCGACGCGGAGCTCATCGGCGTACCGAAGATCCTGGTCGCCGGCCGCCGCTCGGCCGAGGGTGTCCTGGAGCTGAAGGACCGCCGTACCGGCGAGCGCGAGGAACTGACCGTCGACGAGGCCATCGCCCGTCTGACGGCCTAG
- a CDS encoding GNAT family N-acetyltransferase, with protein MLRFPGHGHRNSDDVAVGPLDLAARVDEALAVQALAFGLGSEEIAVRRQIVLRHLTYPGAHALGATTVDGRLVGFVYGMPNDRGHWWSTVVEPYLRAGGQEGWLDDSFVITELHVHPRFQNRGVGRALITGITATATEPRSILSAIDVDSPARGLYRSLGYEDLAQQVLFPSAPKPYAVMGAPLPLRHR; from the coding sequence ATGCTGCGCTTTCCCGGTCACGGCCACCGCAACTCCGACGACGTGGCCGTCGGCCCGCTGGATCTCGCGGCGCGCGTCGACGAGGCGCTCGCCGTGCAGGCGCTCGCGTTCGGGCTCGGCTCCGAGGAGATCGCCGTACGCCGCCAGATCGTGCTGCGCCACCTCACGTACCCGGGAGCGCACGCGCTCGGCGCGACCACCGTCGACGGCCGGCTCGTCGGCTTCGTCTACGGCATGCCGAACGACCGCGGCCACTGGTGGTCCACCGTCGTCGAGCCGTACCTGCGCGCGGGGGGCCAGGAGGGCTGGCTCGACGACTCCTTCGTGATCACCGAGCTGCACGTCCACCCGCGGTTCCAGAACCGTGGCGTGGGCCGCGCCCTGATCACCGGCATCACCGCGACCGCCACCGAGCCCCGCTCGATCCTCTCCGCGATCGACGTCGACAGCCCGGCCCGCGGCCTCTACCGCTCCCTCGGCTACGAGGACCTCGCCCAGCAGGTCCTGTTCCCCAGCGCCCCCAAGCCGTACGCCGTGATGGGCGCCCCGCTGCCGCTGCGTCACCGTTAA
- a CDS encoding GNAT family N-acetyltransferase, translating to MLTQTTTRVLEPSDLDAALAVLDREPVANAFVASRVRVAGLDPWRLGGEMWGWYEDGMLQSLCYAGANLVPICATPRAVRGFADRARRGGRRCSSIVGPAEPTAQLWRLLEPSWGPARDVRAHQPLMVTDRLPAAVTPDPFVRRIRKDEMETIMPACVAMFTEEVGVSPMAGDGGLLYQARVAELVGSGRSFARLDQDGKVVFKAEIGAATAHACQIQGVWVAPEYRGRGVAAPGMAAVLRYALADVAPVVSLYVNDFNTAARATYRRVGFQEVGAFMSVLF from the coding sequence GTGTTGACCCAGACCACCACCAGGGTCCTCGAACCGAGTGACCTGGACGCCGCGCTCGCCGTCCTCGACCGCGAGCCGGTGGCGAACGCCTTCGTCGCCTCCCGCGTACGGGTCGCGGGCCTCGATCCGTGGCGGCTCGGCGGCGAGATGTGGGGCTGGTACGAGGACGGCATGCTGCAGTCCCTCTGCTACGCGGGCGCCAACCTCGTCCCGATCTGCGCCACCCCGCGCGCCGTGCGCGGCTTCGCCGACCGGGCCCGCCGGGGCGGCCGCCGCTGCTCCTCGATCGTCGGCCCCGCCGAACCCACCGCCCAGCTGTGGCGGCTGCTCGAACCGAGCTGGGGCCCGGCCCGCGACGTCCGCGCCCACCAGCCCCTGATGGTCACCGACCGGCTGCCCGCCGCGGTCACCCCGGATCCGTTCGTCCGCCGCATCCGCAAGGACGAGATGGAGACGATCATGCCGGCGTGCGTGGCGATGTTCACCGAGGAGGTCGGTGTCTCGCCGATGGCCGGCGACGGCGGACTCCTCTACCAGGCCCGGGTGGCCGAACTCGTCGGCTCCGGCCGGTCCTTCGCCCGCCTCGACCAGGACGGCAAGGTCGTCTTCAAGGCCGAGATCGGCGCCGCGACCGCCCACGCCTGCCAGATCCAGGGCGTCTGGGTGGCCCCCGAGTACCGCGGCCGGGGCGTGGCAGCCCCCGGCATGGCCGCCGTCCTGCGCTACGCCCTCGCCGACGTCGCCCCCGTCGTCAGCCTCTACGTGAACGACTTCAACACCGCGGCCCGTGCCACCTATCGCAGAGTCGGCTTCCAAGAGGTCGGCGCGTTCATGAGCGTCCTGTTCTGA
- a CDS encoding acyl-CoA dehydrogenase family protein — MSAPPQQPTVTEREARQVAEAAREQDWHKPSFAKELFLGRFRLDLIHPHPMPADEDAQRGEEFLAKLRDFCETKIDSARIEREAQIPDETIDGLKELGALGMKIDTKYGGLGLTQVYYNKALALVGSASPAIGALLSAHQSIGVPQPLKQFGTQEQKDTFLPRCARTDISAFLLTEPDVGSDPARLATTAVRDGDDYVLDGVKLWTTNGVVADLLVVMARVPKSEGHKGGITAFVVEAGSEGITVEHRNAFMGLRGLENGVTRFHQVRVPAANRIGPEGAGLKIALTTLNTGRLSLPAMCVGAGKWCLKIAREWSAAREQWGKPVALHEAVGSKISFIAATTFALEAVLDLSSQMADENRNDIRIEAALAKLYGSEMAWLMADELVQIRGGRGFETAESLAARGERAVPAEQILRDLRINRIFEGSTEIMHLLIAREAVDAHLSVAGDLIDPEKSLSDKAKAGANAGVFYAKWLPRLVAGSGQLPNSFGEFKHEVDLSPHLRYVERSARKLARSTFYAMSRWQGRMETKQGFLGRIVDIGAELFAMSAACVRAELLRSTGDHGREAYQLADVFCRQSRIRVEELFGRLWSNTDDLDRTVVKGVLSGTYTWLEEGVVDPSGEGPWIADATPGPSERENVHRPIR; from the coding sequence ATGTCCGCACCACCCCAACAGCCCACAGTCACCGAACGTGAGGCACGCCAGGTCGCCGAAGCCGCACGCGAACAGGACTGGCACAAGCCCAGCTTCGCCAAGGAACTCTTCCTCGGCCGCTTCCGCCTCGACCTCATCCACCCGCACCCGATGCCCGCGGACGAGGACGCCCAGCGCGGCGAGGAGTTCCTCGCCAAACTCCGCGACTTCTGCGAGACGAAGATCGACTCGGCCCGCATCGAACGCGAGGCGCAGATCCCGGACGAGACGATCGACGGGCTCAAGGAACTCGGCGCCCTCGGCATGAAGATCGACACCAAATACGGCGGCCTCGGCCTCACCCAGGTGTACTACAACAAGGCGCTCGCCCTCGTCGGCTCCGCCAGCCCCGCCATCGGCGCCCTGCTCTCCGCCCACCAGTCCATCGGCGTACCGCAGCCGCTCAAGCAGTTCGGCACCCAGGAGCAGAAGGACACCTTCCTGCCCCGCTGCGCCCGCACCGACATCTCCGCCTTCCTGCTCACCGAACCGGACGTCGGCTCCGACCCGGCGCGCCTCGCCACCACCGCCGTGCGCGACGGGGACGACTACGTCCTCGACGGAGTGAAGCTGTGGACGACCAACGGCGTCGTCGCCGACCTCCTCGTCGTCATGGCCCGCGTCCCGAAGTCCGAAGGACACAAGGGCGGCATCACCGCGTTCGTCGTCGAGGCCGGCTCCGAAGGCATCACCGTCGAGCACCGCAACGCCTTCATGGGCCTCAGGGGCCTGGAGAACGGCGTCACCCGCTTCCACCAGGTCAGGGTCCCCGCCGCCAACCGCATCGGCCCCGAGGGCGCCGGCCTGAAGATCGCCCTCACCACCCTCAACACCGGCCGGCTCTCCCTGCCCGCGATGTGCGTGGGCGCCGGCAAGTGGTGCCTGAAGATCGCCCGCGAATGGTCCGCGGCCCGCGAGCAGTGGGGCAAGCCCGTCGCCCTCCACGAAGCCGTCGGCTCCAAGATCTCCTTCATCGCCGCCACCACCTTCGCCCTCGAAGCGGTCCTCGACCTGTCCTCGCAGATGGCCGACGAGAACCGCAACGACATCCGCATCGAGGCCGCCCTCGCCAAGCTGTACGGCTCCGAGATGGCCTGGCTGATGGCCGACGAACTCGTCCAGATCCGCGGCGGCCGCGGCTTCGAGACCGCCGAGTCGCTCGCGGCCCGCGGCGAGCGCGCCGTCCCGGCCGAGCAGATCCTGCGCGACCTGCGCATCAACCGCATCTTCGAGGGCTCCACCGAGATCATGCACCTGCTGATCGCCCGCGAGGCCGTCGACGCCCACCTCTCCGTCGCCGGCGACCTCATCGACCCCGAGAAGTCCCTCTCGGACAAGGCGAAGGCGGGCGCCAACGCCGGTGTCTTCTACGCCAAGTGGCTGCCGAGACTGGTCGCCGGATCCGGACAGCTCCCGAACTCCTTCGGCGAGTTCAAGCACGAGGTCGACCTCTCCCCGCACCTCCGCTACGTCGAGCGCAGCGCCCGCAAACTCGCCCGGTCGACCTTCTACGCCATGTCGCGCTGGCAGGGCCGGATGGAGACCAAGCAGGGCTTCCTCGGCCGGATCGTCGACATCGGCGCCGAACTGTTCGCGATGAGCGCCGCCTGCGTCCGCGCCGAACTCCTGCGCAGCACCGGCGACCACGGCCGCGAGGCCTACCAGCTCGCCGACGTCTTCTGCCGGCAGTCCCGCATCCGCGTGGAGGAACTCTTCGGACGCCTCTGGTCCAACACCGACGACCTCGACCGCACCGTGGTCAAGGGCGTCCTGTCGGGCACGTACACCTGGCTGGAGGAAGGCGTCGTCGACCCGTCCGGGGAAGGACCCTGGATCGCCGACGCGACCCCCGGACCCAGCGAGCGCGAGAACGTCCACCGCCCCATCCGCTGA
- the ispG gene encoding flavodoxin-dependent (E)-4-hydroxy-3-methylbut-2-enyl-diphosphate synthase, protein MTAISLGMPSVPTKLAERRKSRQIQVGSVAVGGDAPVSVQSMTTTRTSDIGATLQQIAELTASGCQIVRVACPTQDDADALATIARKSQLPVIADIHFQPKYVFAAINAGCAAVRVNPGNIKQFDDQVKEIARAAKDTGTPIRIGVNAGSLDKRLLQKYGKATPEALVESALWEASLFEEHDFRDIKISVKHNDPVVMVNAYRQLAAACDYPLHLGVTEAGPAFQGTIKSAVAFGALLSEGIGDTIRVSLSAPPVEEVKVGLQILESLNLKQRGLEIVSCPSCGRAQVDVYKLAEEVTAGLTGMEVPLRVAVMGCVVNGPGEAREADLGVASGNGKGQIFVKGEVIKTVPESKIVETLIEEAMKLAEQMEADGITSGEPSVSVAG, encoded by the coding sequence ATGACTGCGATTTCTCTCGGCATGCCGTCCGTTCCGACCAAGCTGGCCGAGCGCCGCAAGAGCCGACAGATCCAGGTCGGAAGCGTCGCCGTGGGCGGAGACGCTCCCGTCTCGGTGCAGTCGATGACCACCACGCGTACCTCGGACATCGGCGCCACGCTGCAGCAGATCGCCGAGCTGACCGCGTCCGGCTGCCAGATCGTGCGCGTCGCCTGTCCGACGCAGGACGACGCCGACGCGCTCGCCACCATCGCGAGGAAGTCGCAGCTCCCGGTCATCGCGGACATCCACTTCCAGCCGAAGTACGTGTTCGCCGCGATCAACGCGGGCTGCGCGGCCGTCCGTGTGAACCCCGGCAACATCAAGCAGTTCGACGACCAGGTCAAGGAGATCGCGCGGGCCGCGAAGGACACCGGCACCCCGATCCGGATCGGCGTCAACGCGGGCTCCCTCGACAAGCGCCTGCTCCAGAAGTACGGCAAGGCGACCCCCGAGGCGCTCGTCGAGTCCGCGCTGTGGGAGGCATCCCTCTTCGAGGAGCACGACTTCCGCGACATCAAGATCTCGGTCAAGCACAACGACCCGGTCGTCATGGTCAACGCCTACCGCCAGCTCGCCGCCGCCTGCGACTACCCGCTGCACCTCGGCGTGACCGAGGCCGGCCCGGCGTTCCAGGGCACCATCAAGTCGGCCGTCGCCTTCGGCGCCCTGCTCTCCGAGGGCATCGGCGACACCATCCGCGTCTCCCTGTCGGCCCCGCCGGTCGAGGAGGTCAAGGTCGGCCTCCAGATCCTGGAGTCGCTGAACCTCAAGCAGCGCGGCCTGGAGATCGTCTCCTGCCCGTCCTGCGGCCGCGCCCAGGTCGACGTCTACAAGCTGGCCGAGGAAGTCACCGCCGGCCTCACCGGCATGGAGGTCCCGCTCCGCGTCGCCGTCATGGGCTGCGTCGTGAACGGCCCGGGCGAGGCCCGCGAGGCCGACCTCGGCGTCGCCTCCGGCAACGGCAAGGGCCAGATCTTCGTCAAGGGCGAGGTCATCAAGACCGTCCCCGAGTCGAAGATCGTGGAGACCCTCATCGAAGAGGCCATGAAGCTCGCCGAGCAGATGGAGGCCGACGGCATCACCTCCGGCGAGCCGTCGGTCTCGGTCGCCGGCTGA
- a CDS encoding aldehyde dehydrogenase family protein codes for MTSLHAFWLAGRQVTGETTFDVTSPWDGRVVGQVSVPTEAQVEEAVAAAHAVRDEFAATPAHVRAAALDHVSRRLVERTEEIAQLISAENGKPIKWARGEVGRAVSVFRFAAEEARRFNGGEAQRLDTDQGGQGRLALTRRFPKGVVLGIAPFNFPLNLCAHKIAPAIAAGAPIILKPAPATPLSGLIIGDLLAETELPAGSWSILPVANDKMPALVQDERLPVISFTGSEKVGYAIMDSVPRKHCTLELGGNGAAVVLADFASDADLDWAATRIATFSNYQGGQSCISVQRVIADATVYDRLLPRIVAAVEAQVTGDPSDATTDVGPLVSEAAAERVESWVDEAVAAGATLLTGGKRDGASYAPTVLADVPADATISCEEVFGPVLTVHKVDGEAAAFAAANNSKYGLQAGVFTHDLQTAFRAHRALEVGGVVIGDVPSYRADQMPYGGAKQSGVGREGVRFAMDDYTYERVLVLTGLAL; via the coding sequence ATGACTTCCCTTCACGCCTTCTGGCTCGCCGGCCGCCAGGTCACCGGTGAGACCACGTTCGACGTCACCTCGCCGTGGGACGGCCGGGTCGTCGGCCAGGTCAGCGTGCCCACCGAGGCCCAGGTCGAAGAGGCCGTCGCCGCCGCCCACGCCGTGCGCGACGAGTTCGCCGCCACGCCGGCCCACGTGCGCGCCGCCGCCCTCGACCACGTCTCGCGCCGCCTCGTGGAGCGCACCGAGGAGATCGCGCAGCTCATCTCCGCCGAGAACGGCAAGCCGATCAAGTGGGCCCGGGGTGAGGTCGGCCGCGCCGTCTCCGTCTTCCGGTTCGCCGCCGAGGAGGCCCGCCGCTTCAACGGTGGCGAGGCCCAGCGGCTCGACACCGACCAGGGCGGCCAGGGCCGCCTCGCCCTCACGCGCCGCTTCCCCAAGGGCGTCGTCCTCGGGATCGCGCCCTTCAACTTCCCGCTCAACCTGTGCGCCCACAAGATCGCCCCGGCCATCGCCGCCGGCGCCCCGATCATCCTGAAGCCGGCGCCCGCCACCCCGCTGTCCGGCCTGATCATCGGTGACCTGCTCGCCGAGACCGAGCTGCCCGCCGGTTCGTGGAGCATCCTGCCGGTCGCCAACGACAAGATGCCCGCCCTCGTCCAGGACGAGCGCCTCCCGGTCATCTCCTTCACCGGGTCCGAGAAGGTCGGCTACGCGATCATGGACTCCGTGCCGCGCAAGCACTGCACCCTGGAGCTCGGCGGCAACGGCGCGGCCGTCGTCCTCGCCGACTTCGCGAGCGACGCCGACCTGGACTGGGCCGCGACGCGCATCGCGACCTTCTCCAACTACCAGGGCGGCCAGTCCTGCATCTCCGTGCAGCGCGTGATCGCCGACGCCACCGTGTACGACCGGCTGCTGCCCCGCATCGTCGCCGCCGTCGAGGCCCAGGTCACCGGTGACCCGTCCGACGCCACGACGGACGTCGGCCCCCTCGTCAGCGAGGCCGCCGCCGAGCGCGTCGAGTCCTGGGTCGACGAGGCCGTCGCCGCCGGCGCCACCCTCCTGACCGGCGGCAAGCGCGACGGCGCCTCCTACGCGCCGACCGTCCTCGCCGACGTACCGGCCGACGCCACGATCTCCTGCGAGGAGGTCTTCGGCCCGGTCCTCACCGTGCACAAGGTCGACGGGGAGGCCGCCGCCTTCGCCGCCGCCAACAACTCCAAGTACGGCCTCCAGGCGGGCGTGTTCACCCACGACCTCCAGACCGCCTTCCGCGCCCACCGCGCCCTGGAGGTGGGTGGCGTGGTCATCGGCGACGTCCCGTCCTACCGCGCCGACCAGATGCCCTACGGCGGCGCCAAGCAGTCCGGCGTCGGCCGCGAGGGCGTCCGCTTCGCCATGGACGACTACACCTACGAGCGCGTACTGGTCCTGACCGGCCTCGCCCTCTGA
- a CDS encoding M50 family metallopeptidase: protein MTTLMMILGIVVFVVGLLISIAWHELGHLSTAKLFGIRVPQYMVGFGPTIWSRKKGDTEYGVKAVPLGGYIRMIGMFPPGPDGRIEARSTSPFRGMIEDARSAAFEELQPGDETRLFYTRKPWKRVIVMFAGPFMNLILAVVIFLGVMMTFGVNTQTTTVGKVSDCVIQQSENRTKCAKNDEAAPAKAAGLKGGDKIVAFGGKPVTDWAALQSDIRANPGKDVTITVERKGERVDLNAHLIKNQVSKTDGDGGYVEGKYVYAGFLGFTPASGIVEQSFGQSVTRMGDMMENGVESLVALPGKVPDLWNAAFGDGPRKADSPMGVVGAARIGGDVFTLDIPASQQVAMMLLLVAGFNLSLFLFNMLPLLPLDGGHIAGALWESLRRNTAKLLKRPDPGPFDVAKLMPVAYVVAGVFVCFTILVFIADVVNPVKIS from the coding sequence ATGACGACCCTGATGATGATCCTCGGCATAGTCGTCTTCGTGGTCGGCCTGCTCATCTCGATCGCGTGGCACGAGCTGGGGCATCTGTCGACGGCCAAACTCTTCGGCATCCGTGTGCCGCAGTACATGGTCGGCTTCGGCCCGACCATCTGGTCGCGCAAGAAGGGCGACACGGAGTACGGCGTCAAGGCCGTCCCCCTCGGCGGCTACATCCGCATGATCGGGATGTTCCCACCCGGCCCGGACGGACGCATCGAGGCCCGCTCGACGTCGCCCTTCCGGGGCATGATCGAGGACGCCAGGTCGGCGGCCTTCGAGGAACTGCAGCCCGGCGACGAGACGCGCCTCTTCTACACGCGCAAGCCGTGGAAGCGCGTGATCGTGATGTTCGCCGGCCCCTTCATGAACCTCATCCTCGCCGTCGTGATCTTCCTCGGCGTGATGATGACGTTCGGTGTGAACACCCAGACGACCACGGTCGGCAAGGTCTCGGACTGCGTCATCCAGCAGAGCGAGAACCGCACGAAGTGCGCGAAGAACGACGAGGCCGCGCCCGCCAAGGCCGCGGGACTCAAGGGCGGCGACAAGATCGTCGCGTTCGGAGGCAAGCCGGTCACCGACTGGGCGGCCCTCCAGTCCGACATCCGGGCCAACCCCGGCAAGGACGTCACGATCACCGTCGAGCGCAAGGGCGAGCGCGTCGACCTGAACGCCCACCTGATCAAGAACCAGGTGAGCAAGACCGACGGCGACGGCGGCTACGTCGAGGGCAAGTACGTGTACGCCGGCTTCCTCGGCTTCACGCCCGCCTCCGGCATCGTCGAGCAGTCCTTCGGACAGTCCGTGACCCGCATGGGCGACATGATGGAGAACGGCGTCGAATCACTGGTCGCCCTGCCCGGCAAGGTCCCGGACCTGTGGAACGCGGCCTTCGGCGACGGCCCGCGCAAGGCCGACTCCCCGATGGGCGTGGTCGGCGCGGCACGCATCGGCGGTGACGTCTTCACCCTCGACATCCCCGCGTCGCAGCAGGTCGCGATGATGCTGCTGCTGGTCGCCGGGTTCAACCTCTCCCTCTTCCTGTTCAACATGCTCCCCCTGCTGCCGCTCGACGGCGGACACATCGCGGGGGCGCTGTGGGAGTCGCTCCGGCGCAACACGGCGAAGCTCCTGAAGCGCCCGGACCCCGGCCCGTTCGACGTGGCGAAGCTGATGCCGGTGGCCTACGTGGTGGCCGGAGTCTTCGTCTGCTTCACGATCCTCGTCTTCATCGCGGACGTCGTTAACCCAGTCAAAATCTCATAG
- the dxr gene encoding 1-deoxy-D-xylulose-5-phosphate reductoisomerase gives MSDSPAPLADPHLVFDPVDGARDVVILGSTGSIGTQAIDLVLRNPDRFRVTALSAAGGRVALLAEQAHRLRVRTVAVAREDAVPALREALADQYGPGEPLPEILAGPEAATQVAASDCHTVLNGITGSIGLAPTLAALEAGRTLALANKESLIVGGPLVKALAKPGQIIPVDSEHAALFQALAAGTRADVRKLVVTASGGPFRGRTKAELADVAPADALAHPTWAMGPVITINSATLVNKGLEVIEAHLLYDIPFDRIEVVVHPQSYVHSMVEFTDGSTIAQATPPDMRGPIAIGLGWPERVPDAAPAFDWTKASSWEFFPLDTEAFPSVGLARHVGQLAGTAPAVFNAANEECVDAFLNGTLPFNGIMETVTRVVEEHGTPRTGTSLTVADVLEAETWARARARELTVRTTTAEARA, from the coding sequence ATGAGCGACAGTCCAGCCCCCCTCGCTGATCCGCATCTCGTCTTCGACCCCGTGGACGGAGCCCGCGATGTCGTGATCCTCGGCTCCACCGGTTCGATCGGCACCCAGGCCATCGACCTGGTGCTGCGCAACCCCGACCGGTTCCGGGTCACCGCGCTCTCGGCCGCCGGCGGCCGGGTCGCCCTGCTCGCCGAGCAGGCCCACCGGCTCCGGGTGCGGACGGTCGCCGTCGCGCGCGAGGACGCCGTACCGGCGCTGCGCGAGGCCCTCGCGGACCAGTACGGCCCGGGCGAGCCCCTCCCCGAGATCCTGGCAGGACCCGAGGCCGCCACCCAGGTCGCCGCCTCCGACTGCCACACCGTCCTGAACGGCATCACCGGCTCCATCGGCCTCGCGCCCACGCTCGCCGCCCTGGAGGCCGGCCGCACCCTCGCGCTCGCCAACAAGGAGTCGCTCATCGTCGGCGGCCCGCTGGTGAAGGCCCTCGCCAAGCCGGGCCAGATCATCCCGGTCGACTCCGAGCACGCCGCCCTCTTCCAGGCGCTGGCCGCCGGCACCCGCGCGGACGTCCGCAAACTCGTCGTCACCGCCTCCGGAGGCCCGTTCCGCGGCCGTACGAAGGCCGAGCTGGCGGACGTGGCACCGGCCGACGCCCTCGCGCACCCCACCTGGGCCATGGGACCGGTCATCACGATCAACTCCGCGACCCTGGTGAACAAGGGACTGGAAGTCATCGAGGCGCACCTCCTCTACGACATTCCCTTCGATCGCATTGAGGTGGTCGTGCACCCGCAGTCGTATGTCCACTCGATGGTGGAATTCACGGACGGCTCGACGATCGCCCAGGCGACGCCCCCCGACATGCGGGGGCCGATCGCCATCGGCCTCGGCTGGCCCGAACGCGTCCCGGACGCGGCGCCCGCCTTCGACTGGACCAAGGCGTCGAGCTGGGAGTTCTTCCCGCTCGACACCGAAGCCTTCCCCTCCGTGGGGCTCGCCCGGCACGTGGGGCAGCTCGCGGGGACGGCCCCGGCGGTGTTCAATGCCGCCAACGAGGAGTGCGTGGACGCGTTCCTGAACGGCACCCTGCCGTTCAACGGGATCATGGAGACCGTCACGCGGGTGGTCGAGGAACACGGCACACCGCGAACGGGAACTTCCCTGACCGTCGCGGACGTCCTCGAAGCGGAGACCTGGGCGCGTGCCCGGGCTCGTGAACTGACGGTACGGACGACAACCGCGGAGGCTCGTGCATGA